From the genome of Vicia villosa cultivar HV-30 ecotype Madison, WI linkage group LG2, Vvil1.0, whole genome shotgun sequence, one region includes:
- the LOC131649710 gene encoding serine/threonine-protein kinase STN7, chloroplastic produces MATVVTRGLGVTKLHDPYHHNPNLKSLFLGQSLRIKPSINNQQPPCSVKFSTPKAFHGGDEWLHSVHSLFVGVGVGLPCTVMECGDMIYRSTLPKPTGLTLTIPGLVLAFGALSYLWATPGVAPGFFDMFVLAFVERFFRPTFRKDDFILGKKLGEGSFGVVYRVTLANKPSSKEGDLVLKKATEYGAVEIWMNERVRRACASSCADFVYGFLERSTKKTPEYWLIWQFEGESTLADLLQSRDFPYNVETLILGEVQDLPKGLERENRIIQTIIGQLLFALDGLHSTGIVHRDIKPQNIIFSEGSRTFKIIDLGAATDLRVGINYIPKEFLLDPRYAAPEQYIMSTQTPSAPSAPVATALSPVLWQLNLPDRFDIYSTGLIFLQMAFPGLRTDNSLIQFNRQLKRCDYDLVAWRKTVEPRCGAELRRGFELLDLDGGIGWELLTSMVRYKARQRLSAKAALAHPYFDKEGLLALSFMQNLRLRLFRATQQDYGEAAKWIIQLMARSGTQKDGGFTEAQLQELREIVPKKKAGAKRNALASALKVQRKIIKTLNESMDELSRNRKSIWWRRWIPREE; encoded by the exons ATGGCCACCGTTGTAACCAGAGGACTTGGAGTCACAAAGCTCCATGACCCCTACCACCACAATCCCAACCTTAAATCTCTCTTTCTTGGCCAATCACTCAGAATCAAACCCTCCATTAACAATCAACAACCACCATGCAGTGTGAAATTCTCAACCCCAAAGGCGTTTCATGGGGGTGATGAATGGCTTCACTCAGTTCACAGCCTTTTTGTTGGTGTTGGGGTTGGACTTCCATGCACTGTCATGGAGTGTGGGGACATGATTTACAGAAGCACTCTTCCTAAGCCTACTGGCTTGACACTTACTATCCCTGGTCTTGTTCTTGCTTTTGGTGCTCTCTCTTATCTTTGGGCTACACCTGGTGTTGCTCCTGGTTTCTTTGATATGTTTGTGCTTGCTTTTGTTGAAAGGTTCTTTAGACCCACTTTCAGAAAG GATGATTTTATTCTAGGCAAGAAGCTGGGGGAGGGATCATTTGGAGTTGTTTATAGAGTCACTCTAGCTAACAAACCCTCTTCAAAG GAAGGTGACTTAGTCTTGAAGAAAGCCACTGAATATGGTGCTGTAGAAATTTGGATGAATGAGAGAGTACGGAGAGCTTGTGCAAGCAGCTGTGCAGATTTCGTTTATGGTTTTCTTGAG AGGTCTACAAAGAAGACTCCTGAATATTGGCTTATATGGCAGTTTGAAGGGGAATCCACCTTAGCTGATCTATTGCAGAGTAGAGATTTTCCTTACAAT GTTGAAACATTGATTCTTGGCGAGGTACAAGATTTGCCCAAGGGATTGGAAAGAGAAAATAGGATTATTCAAACAATCATAGGACAACTCTTGTTTGCATTAGATGGTCTTCACTCAACTGGTATTGTGCACAGGGATATTAAGCCGCAGAACATTATTTTCTCCGAAG GGTCTCGTACATTCAAAATAATTGATCTTGGAGCTGCTACTGATTTGCGAGTTGGCATTAACTACATTCCTAAGGAGTTTCTTTTGGATCCAAG GTATGCTGCACCAGAGCAGTACATTATGAGCACACAAACTCCATCTGCACCCTCTGCTCCAGTTGCTACTGCACTCTCTCCAGTCTTATGGCAG TTAAATCTTCCTGACAGATTCGATATCTACAGTACCGGTCTAATATTTCTCCAAATG GCATTTCCCGGTTTACGCACTGATAATAGCCTCATACAATTCAACCGTCAATTAAAGAGGTGTGACTATGACTTGGTGGCATGGAGAAAAACTGTGGAGCCTCGATGTGGTGCTGAACTTAGGAGGGGGTTTGAGCTGTTGGATTTAGATGGTGGAATAGGATGGGAGCTTCTAACATCAATGGTTCGATACAAAGCAAGGCAAAGACTGAGTGCAAAAGCGGCGTTAGCTCATCCTTACTTTGACAAAGAAGGTTTGTTGGCGTTATCTTTTATGCAAAATTTGAGGCTGCGGCTCTTTCGAGCAACACAGCAGGATTATGGAGAAGCGGCCAAGTGGATTATTCAACTTATGGCAAGATCAGGAACACAAAAGGATGGTGGATTCACGGAAGCTCAGCTCCAGGAACTTAGA GAAATTGTGCCCAAGAAAAAAGCTGGTGCAAAGAGAAATGCTCTAGCTTCAGCTCTAAAAGTACAGAGGAAAATTATAAAAACCTTAAATGAGAGTATGGATGAGCTCAGCAGAAACAGGAAAAGCATTTGGTGGAGGAGATGGATCCCAAGAGAGGAATGA